The following proteins are co-located in the Colletotrichum lupini chromosome 4, complete sequence genome:
- a CDS encoding peroxisomal membrane protein, translating into MSTSADIPNKTRLSHQPSKIRAVLSLPPQWLHMYEEFITKNSSQVSQIESALRSLTYIIPGRFRDAEIASETVHSSVQLLSLYHDTLLMRALSRIPMARLPSPHARYTKYWTQRSPMYRRIAMLLQMVTYTQLLCEMAAKRRGGERSRWRVVVLLEAIKAVCRLLLLRVTRSRPLVSPVLPEREPIPEETEAESDAALKDILEEPTNGHAPEDSGEAQKPHEKDWTMPRTGMSLPSLPNAGDISGYLLGKVLTAEDIKPAAKLLNQLQGSAQAAEVLHILAPLVYAIALSKSKNKKSWTPWLVGLSVEYAARQLRDRGFRTTPLERDEWSKRGWAMGWWTMRGAFYENIMKGVVGGVRSRVPNLVGGILEDYEYLWENYYFSTSA; encoded by the exons ATGTCGACTTCCGCCGATATCCCCAACAAGACGCGGCTATCGCATCAGCCGTCCAAAATCCGCGCCGTTCTTTCATTACCGCCGCAATGGCTTCACATGTACGAAGAGTTCATCACCAAGAACTCTAGTCAGGTCTCTCAAATAGAGTCGGCTTTACGGTCCCTCACGTACATCATTCCTG GTCGATTCCGCGACGCCGAGATTGCTTCCGAAACTGTCCACTCGAGTGTGCAGCTCCTCTCTCTATATCATGATACCCTTCTTATGCGCGCCCTGTCGCGCATCCCGATGGCGCGATTGCCATCCCCTCATGCCCGATATACGAAATACTGGACTCAGCGCAGTCCCATGTACCGGCGCATTGCCATGTTACTGCAGATGGTCACATACACACAGCTACTATGCGAGATGGCTGCCAAGAGACGTGGCGGCGAGCGCAGTCGATGGCGCGTCGTCGTGCTCTTGGAGGCTATCAAGGCCGTCTGCCGCCTGCTACTATTGCGCGTGACGCGCTCTCGACCTCTTGTGTCGCCCGTCCTCCCGGAACGTGAGCCTATCCCTGAAGAAACCGAGGCCGAAAGTGATGCCGCTTTGAAGGATATTCTGGAAGAGCCGACCAATGGGCACGCACCGGAAGACAGCGGTGAGGCCCAGAAGCCTCATGAGAAGGACTGGACGATGCCCAGAACGGGCATGAGCCTTCCCTCGCTGCCCAATGCTGGTGATATCAGCGGCTATCTCCTGGGCAAGGTATTGACGGCAGAGGATATCAAACCAGCTGCAAAGCTGCTAAATCAGCTACAGGGCAGTGCACAGGCAGCAGAGGTATTACACATCCTCGCCCCGTTGGTGTATGCCATTGCTTTGTCGAAAAGCAAGAATAAGAAGTCATGGACACCGTGGCTGGTCGGTCTAAGCGTCGAATACGCAGCACGGCAACTCAGAGACCGGGGCTTCAGGACAACGCCCCTCGAACGCGACGAATGGAGCAAGAGAGGCTGGGCCATGGGTTGGTGGACCATGCGCGGAGCATTCTACGAGAACATCATGAAGGGTGTTGTCGGCGGCGTACGATCCAGAGTACCCAACCTGGTCGGTGGCATTCTGGAGGACTATGAGTATCTGTGGGAGAACTATTACTTCAGCACCAGTGCCTAG
- a CDS encoding fungal specific transcription factor, protein MEEAPDSQQQPQPAAGSASSAGAPPATASSSTSAPHNAPTPSSSSSAANLQKRKRGLGVVTPNACTECRKKRAKCDGQKPCGRCKGQKDVECVYEVPVRQSKENLRTELENLRQRQKSSDQVIAALVRPDMWEDVLQRLRNGQSLESVSDWIGGAGAGGARTSFARPNEQSSDASAGPGTRPGGYPAPIRTRNLGDHGSVAMSPITGQSGLRQEIDPNSPWHPSSHSQSTRSNSHPDAMNWSADTNRPPQGLFDTWAESASNTEASEGGSKHQGADQVLAPLELPDMKLPPEEWTNITEDGSLVQHLLALYFCWEYPTFASLSKEHFLRDFQNGVERYCSPILVNALLALGCRFSSKPSTRANPNDPYTSGDHFFKEAQSLFYKEKNHHNLTTIQALGIMSIREASCGRDSESWYYAGQSIRLAIEMGLHQLEEDGDDDEFAVQAATFWGAFALDHAWSLATGSLPQCSCFPHLPPKPAIIDDIEASLWIPYTDDGKSLINLGEASGSPSDRGSGSSIGAPLQRSAEQPSNVRSVYKCFCELSELVHQSLYVLHSPGRPLTSRDLLGIYTQYLNWYDKIPEVLRLGHNFTPAVLFAHMYYHFAILLLFRPLIKLKIIGSKLLPRDVCGQAADAIQGLLRSYSQLYTLRRTPSFVPYFVLTSAIMHLAIGATTSSSLPLQKAFEGPGQNTDPNDPPSYPPRVVEAIQQGIRDLEEMAPCHHFAEQALNILRYLAKKWNMDVDMGGEVASDAEYAHLVRPYTSSLNFFAPNVIEDDFICAWGGSADAADVPNPAVAMGLKSTEPGQASVERAAKVMENPLFWPFPMQGRPMLPTGVELADAGFERI, encoded by the exons ATGGAGGAGGCACCCGATAGCCAACAGCAGCCACAACCCGCTGCCGGCTCTGCTTCCTCCGCGGGGGCACCACCTGCAACCGCTTCCTCTTCAACCTCCGCTCCTCACAATGCGCCTACGCCGTCAAGCAGCTCCAGTGCTGCTAACCTGCaaaagaggaagaggggCCTAGGAGTGGTCACGCCCAATGCCTGTACCGAGTGTCGCAAAAAGCGAGCAAAA TGCGACGGGCAAAAACCTTGCGGTCGGTGCAAGGGTCAGAAGGACGTAGAATGTGTCTACGAGGTCCCAGTCCGCCAATCCAAGGAGAATCTCCGAACCGAGCTCGAGAATTTGCGCCAACGCCAGAAAAGTAGCGATCAGGTCATAGCCGCCCTCGTTCGCCCCGATATGTGGGAGGATGTGTTGCAACGACTGCGCAATGGGCAATCGCTTGAATCAGTCTCGGACTGGATAGgcggtgctggtgctggtggtGCAAGGACTTCCTTTGCACGCCCAAACGAACAGTCCAGCGATGCGAGCGCAGGCCCAGGGACTCGGCCAGGTGGATATCCGGCGCCCATCAGAACCAGGAACCTAGGAGATCATGGCTCCGTAGCCATGAGTCCGATCACTGGGCAGTCTGGCTTGCGCCAGGAGATTGATCCGAACAGTCCTTGGCACCCTTCATCACACAGCCAGAGCACCCGAAGTAACTCTCACCCCGACGCAATGAACTGGAGCGCAGACACCAATAGGCCGCCACAGGGACTGTTCGACACCTGGGCTGAGTCGGCGAGTAACACGGAAGCCTCCGAAGGCGGCTCGAAGCATCAGGGCGCCGACCAGGTGCTAGCCCCGCTAGAATTGCCTGACATGAAGCTGCCCCCCGAAGAATGGACAAACATTACGGAAGATGGTTCGTTGGTCCAACATCTGCTGGCCCTGTACTTCTGTTGGGAGTACCCAACCTTTGCGTCTCTGAGCAAGGAGCATTTCCTCAGAGATTTCCAGAATGGCGTCGAACGCTATTGCTCCCCGATACTCGTCAACGCGCTCTTGGCTCTCGGGTGCCGTTTCTCCAGTAAGCCGAGTACTAGAGCGAATCCCAACGACCCGTACACCTCTGGCGATCACTTTTTCAAAGAAGCACAAAGTCTGTTCTACAAGGAGAAAAACCACCACAATCTCACCACCATTCAAGCCCTGGGTATCATGTCTATTCGAGAAGCCAGCTGTGGCAGAGACTCGGAAAGTTGGTACTATGCCGGGCAAAGCATTCGTCTTGCTATCGAGATGGGACTTCATCAGCTCGAGGAAGATGGAGACGATGACGAGTTTGCGGTTCAGGCTGCAACTTTCTGGGGCGCATTCGCTCTCGACCA TGCGTGGTCTTTAGCGACCGGCTCACTTCCGCAATGTTCCTGCTTTCCTCATCTGCCGCCAAAGCCTGCCATAATAGATGACATAGAAGCCTCTCTTTGGATCCCTTACACTGATGATGGTAAGTCTTTGATAAACTTAGGCGAGGCTTCAGGCTCTCCAAGCGACAGAGGCTCAGGTTCATCGATAGGCGCACCATTGCAGCGGTCCGCCGAGCAGCCATCCAACGTTCGATCTGTTTATAAGTGCTTTTGTGAATTGAGCGAGCTCGTGCACCAAAGCCTCTACGTTTTGCACTCCCCGGGGCGCCCGCTGACCAGCCGTGACCTTCTCGGCATTTATACCCAGTATCTCAACTGGTATGACAAGATACCAGAGGTTCTGAGGCTGGGGCACAACTTCACACCAGCGGTCCTGTTCGCGCA CATGTACTATCATTTTGCGATCCTACTTCTGTTTCGTCCCCTCATCAAGCTCAAGATCATTGGCTCTAAGCTATTACCCCGAGACGTATGTGGGCAGGCGGCAGATGCCATCCAAGGTCTATTGCGATCTTACTCGCAATTGTACACTCTACGGCGGACGCCATCATTTGTCCCGTACTTTGTACTCACATCAGCCATCATGCATCTAGCCATCGGTGCCACAACCTCTTCTTCACTGCCATTGCAGAAGGCCTTTGAAGGGCCAGGCCAAAACACGGATCCGAATGATCCACCCTCATACCCGCCTCGCGTTGTAGAAGCTATCCAGCAAGGTATTCGGGATCTGGAGGAGATGGCACCGTGCCACCATTTTGCTGAACAGGCGCTGAACATACTACGGTACCTTGCCAAGAAGTGGAACATGGACGTCGATATGGGCGGCGAAGTAGCCTCAGATGCCGAGTACGCACATCTTGTCAGGCCGTACACGAGCAGTCTCAACTTCTTTGCGCCCAACGTCATTGAAGATGACTTCATATGCGCTTGGGGAGGCAGCGCCGATGCAGCTGACGTACCGAACCCGGCGGTAGCCATGGGCCTTAAATCCACGGAGCCAGGACAAGCATCAGTTGAGCGGGCGGCCAAGGTGATGGAGAACCCTTTGTTTTGGCCGTTCCCGATGCAGGGACGGCCGATGCTCCCTACTGGAGTTGAGCTCGCAGATGCTGGATTCGAGAGAATCTGA
- a CDS encoding Di-sulfide bridge nucleocytoplasmic transport domain-containing protein codes for MDRRTYESPMEWEYQDRGPLDATSPFSHVARSSNQNIFNSPNKFATSSKPNPFSSPSKPNLFANTPSKPLPALPQTSLFSPRIQSSNTAPPFRNPAFTTPRKPFDESAFSEASGAETSPALTENSEFPDDTPDVDRFGDMNMGTITPSKVNKNLRYGKAGLQSLKRHVPGKGEIPRSGRDYPAIRKRKRHNMDRDVGSVRFHGSQDWDESEEDSDDSGSRSAGARGGKGSRKTKKNRSWISNLFHTLEEHPNAPENLYRWIQLLINCAIVSGFVFVCWTMFDSVRSDIRNANDAARLDIENRITQCRTEYTLNECIKKDRPALKAMCDEWAECMIQDSSAIMRVRVTVKQIAEILNEFAGAMQMKAWLFFFGVVFLSIIANNLALGRMANNAGPSRPTPSQRASSGMAPEPSVIPEPSQAYMWVPVQTPSHRRHLQYDNDDTDTDGASPPKMKAIMPPQTPSGRRSPSKGDRDRLRSPTKYGRALSPVKGY; via the exons ATGGATCGCCGAACCTACGAAAGTCCCATGGAATGGGAATATCAGGACCGAGGTCCCCTAGATGCGACCAGTCCATTTTCCCACGTTGCGAGAAGTAGCAATCAGAATA TCTTCAACTCGCCCAACAAATTTGCCACAAGCTCCAAGCCGAACCCATTCTCCAGCCCATCCAAGCCGAACCTCTTTGCGAACACCCCATCTAAGCCGCTTCCAGCTTTACCACAGACGTCTCTCTTCTCGCCTCGAATACAAAGTAGCAACACCGCGCCGCCATTCCGAAACCCTGCCTTCACTACCCCGCGCAAACCGTTCGACGAGAGCGCCTTTTCGGAAGCTTCAGGCGCAGAGACTAGCCCCGCCTTGACAGAAAATTCGGAATTTCCAGACGACACGCCCGACGTCGATCGATTCGGCGACATGAACATGGGCACCATCACTCCGTCCAAGGTCAACAAGAACCTTCGCTACGGTAAGGCTGGCCTTCAGTCATTGAAGCGCCATGTGCCCGGTAAGGGCGAGATCCCCCGAAGTGGACGAGACTACCCCGCTATAAGGAAGCGGAAGCGACACAACATGGATAGGGACGTCGGCAGCGTCCGGTTCCACGGATCACAGGATTGGGATGAGTCGGAGGAGGACTCAGACGACAGTGGATCCCGCTCGGCAGGTGCGCGTGGTGGGAAGGGCAGCAGAAAGACGAAGAAAAACCGCAGCTGGATCAGCAATCTCTTCCACACATTGGAGGAACACCCAAATGCGCCCGAGAATCTCTACCGCTGGATTCAACTTCTGATCAACTGCGCCATTGTATCGGGCTTTGTATTCGTCTGTTGGACCATGTTCGACTCTGTGAGGTCGGATATTCGAAACGCCAACGATGCAGCTCGATTGGACATCGAGAACAGGATCACTCAGTGCCGGACGGAATACACTCTGAATGAGTGCATCAAAAAGGACCGTCCTGCTCTGAAGGCCATGTGCGATGAGTGGGCCGAGTGTATGATTCAGGACTCATCAGCCATCATGAGAGTTAGGGTCACGGTTAAGCAAATCGCCGAAATTCTCAACGAATTTGCTGGTGCCATGCAGATGAAGGCTTGG ctcttcttctttggcGTGGTCTTCCTCAGCATCATTGCCAACAATCTTGCTCTGGGTCGCATGGCGAATAATGCCGGCCCATCCCGCCCTACACCATCACAGCGCGCTTCGTCTGGCATGGCTCCCGAGCCATCAGTGATACCGGAACCCTCTCAGGCGTACATGTGGGTTCCCGTCCAGACGCCATCGCACCGCCGACACCTGCAATATGACAACGATGACACCGATACCGACGGTGCATCGCCGCCAAAGATGAAGGCGATCATGCCGCCTCAGACTCCTTCAGGGCGCCGTAGCCCAAGCAAGGGTGATCGCGATCGCCTGCGAAGCCCCACGAAATACGGACGAGCCCTGAGCCCCGTCAAGGGTTACTGA